From Pangasianodon hypophthalmus isolate fPanHyp1 chromosome 10, fPanHyp1.pri, whole genome shotgun sequence:
CTGATAAGATCACAGTTTTAAAGTAGACAAAAACGCGCCCATATTGTAATAAATCGTTTTCCTAAACCTTCAAAAACTGTCCTAAACAGTGGCCCAAACAGGCGGATTTATTTCCAGTCAGGCAAAGCAAAGACACGCTCAAGTGCGCGAAGCTTCCGTCTCTCCAATTAGAATTGAAGACCAGGTTTCCATGGCAACGTAAACACTGAGCTGCTGAGTTAAGCCCGAACGTGAAAACTATTTAGCTTAATTTCTTAAACTTTAATTTAGTTCATAAACTTTAAAGTGAGTTAAGATTGTACTCTCTGAATTTTCCACGTCATAACACAGGATACCGCTATATTTTAACTGTTGTTTCGACGTCTCGAACGTATTTTATACAGTAGTTGCTATCCCAGCTAGCTATTTCTGTGCGAAATTTATCATGGATTTTGGCAACAAACTAGAAGAACTTAATATGACGACAGACGAAATAAACCGTTTCAGTAAAGCCATAAAGGACAAGAAGTTTCGTGAGCTGCTCCATGAGTACGCCCAGGAAATAACAAACCCTGACAACAAGAAAAAGTATGAGGAGGAAATCACACAGCTGGAGCAAGAGAGGGGCGTGGAGGTAAAATTTATCCATCCCAGTGCCCACCATGTGCTGAAGACCAGTGTGAATGGAACAGAGAAGTGCTTTATCAATATTTGCTCAAATAACCTAATCAACAAGCCCACATGTGAAGTCAGAAGAGCTGAAAATGGCCAGGTTGGGCAGTGCTGGTCACTGCCATACAGTCTAACACCTGGCAGGCCTGACAGAGACGGCAAGGGCAATAAGTGCATGATATACGATGTCGTTTTTCATCCAGACACACTTTACATGGCAGGCAAGAACACAAGATTCATGAAACTTGTGAACAGCACTGCCACACAAGGGGTGGAGGATGCCTTTAAAGTCACACTGGACAAAGCCAATatgttattgaaaaaaatcCAATACAAAGGTGTGCCTCAGCCAGCTGTAATACGTAAACCAATCCCTGGTCATCCCAGGAAGGAAGAGTCCTCTCCTCATCACAATGCTTTCCCTATGTCTTACCCAGGCACTATGCTAATCAAAAATCCCAAACCCCCCTCGTCTTCTTTTACCCAAAGTCCTATCAAGCAAAGTTCTTTACTACCTATACAaccacactacactatcaaATATAGATCATTGGTGGATTTGCAGGACTACAGATACTCCAGAGACTCGGCTCCAAGTCCACGCCCAAAAGAGATTGTCATTACCATAGATTTACCACTTGTCAAATCAGCAGCAGATGTTGACCTAAATGTGACTGACAGAAAGCTGGCTTTAGAGTCTCAAAAGCCAGACTACAAACTAGAGCTACAGTTATCCTATCCTGTGGATGCTGACAAAGGAGATGCCAAATTCAACAAGGCTAAAAAGCAGCTTATCATAACTCTAGCTGTACGGCCAGCTAAAAACCCTGCTGTGGTTCATGTTGAGGGGAATCAGCCTAAAAGTGATGATATGATGGGGAGTCCAGATAAAGTGGATGAAGCAGTATATGATGCAGAAGTGGTCAAAGATGAACAGAGTGAGCTGAACATCTCAGATGCAAGTTGTCAAGCACAGCCTCAGGAAAATAGGCCTGTacaagaagaggaagaagataCTCATTTCTCCTCTATGGAGTTAGAAAGTTATAAAATTAACTCCTTGGAATTCAAATCTAAACCTTTATATTTGGCCAGGGCAGATGCAACACTCACCTGTGAAATAAACAACGCTGAGACATCCAGACCATTGGACAATGCTATGAATGGGCCAGAAAAGGGTTTCCTTCctgatgtgtatatatgtacccAAAAGATGTCCTTAGAGCCTCATGCTaataaagaaactgaaaataatCAAGACAAGGTAAGAAAGATTAGGTTTACCAAGACCCGTCTTCAGCTTCACGTATGCTTGTAATAATTAAAAGCCATATTGATATGAAATTTATTTACACTATTTAGAGCACATATGCACCTTTTTCACAACTGATCTTATATTGGGGATGTCTTATCAGCAGAGGACTGGTGTGGTGCAGCTTTTCATCCAATCAAGAGAAatctgattccacctgtttaatcaatTGAGTTTGGAATTCAGTTGACTCTCagatgtggctcctgcttgattggaatgaaaacttactgccacaccagccctttgtggATGAAAACTGGATGTCTGtcatatacagcataactcttATCTTGATCTTGTTTTTCAGGAGAACCTTCCCTCGGGCACTAAATCAGTACAACCTTCTGTCCAGGCACCTGCTGTAAAACTTGAAAACTGCACACAATTATCTTTTATGGATAAAATAGCAAATGGGTCACAACTCGAGGTTCCTGTAGTGGAGTCACAAATGAAGCAGACTGCATCGCATTTAGAAGAAGCATTACGTGATGTTCAAAATAGTCCTGCCAGCCCATCCAATTGGGTAAAGGGATCTGAGGTGGAGCCATCAGTTATCAGTGAGGGACCAAACCAACTGAATTCTCCATTAGACAAAGACACTATAAAGAGTTCATGCAGATTTAAAGTGATTGGGGAATTGACTGAAGATCAAAATAGCTTTGTCAAACTCAGTTCTGCCCTAGTGCCACTGAATGAGCAAGTGGATAATGTTGATTCTTCCAAACAGAGCATAACAGATTCCAGTATTACCACTCCTGCCATCCTTAGAGAGAAAAACCCTGAAGATGGCAGCgaggttattattattgaccATACCACTTCTGCTGCCCTCTCCTTCCAGAACTCTCTATGGTTTGCACTTGACTAACAACATGGCTTGCTTAAGTTTATTTATGGCCAACATATTTTATCAACATGTGCttaacatatattttattagtttattatacATTTGTTAGTGATGTTATAGTAATAGATCACTAATGCTTGACATTGGTACCCATCCAAAGAATTAAAAATAGTGACTTATAAGATTTAAACATTGAAAGTCAATAAATAAAAGCCATTTCTCTGCTTTAAtggctttgtttttgtttttcagtctcAGCATGAGGTTTTTTCCATCTTATATTTCCATCTCATATTTCCCAAAGTATCATTGACTATTATCTTTGGCCAGGAGGTTTCTCCTCCAACCTTTAAGAACAGTTGGTacttataatttttataaagtCCTCTGGTTCCTCAAAGCAATAACCCTAACCCCTTCCAAAAGGTTTGTATTTTGGGGCATGGCCTATTCCCAATCCGACAGGAGTGTAGGGACCCTTTGTTAGGGGTGATGATGAAATGAGTTGTGTTCTTCCAAGAAAATTTATTTTGTCCATAGTATAAAAATCTCATGTGtgttctgtggttctgtgataaatgctataaataaataaatttatatatatatatatatatatatatatatatatatatatatatatatatatatatatatatatatatatatatatataaatgaaaccaagataaatcatgtcagaattttttccaccctcaatgtgaaacaATGTATAAGAAagtggaaaaacaatcagaaacattttagggaaaaatagaaaaaataaaaaacttacaataaactggttgcataagtgtacacTCTCtgttataattggggatgtggtggatgaaccaatcacatccaatctcatgttcaaaattattctgattaaccccaaataaagaccagctgtttctgtcggattttcttcacatcttcttggtttcatctgacttccGAAGCCATGGTATGCAAGCTTttaaagcctgtacagggtcccactgtCAAAAGGTGTagatcaggagagaggtacaaaaaatttccaaatcATTAGCTGTACCGTGGAACACCATAAAGgcatcaagtggagaaaatagagcaccacactgacatcaccaagaataggatgtccctccaaaatttataaaaggacaaaagacaaaaacacaaaaacttaacagggagactgccaagagacctacagcaatattaaaggagctgcaggaatatagGACAAGTACTgtttactctctgcatgtgacaacaatctcccaTATTCTTCACAGaactgggctatggggtagggtggctagatggaagccctttcccacaaaaaacatccaagctcaaatAAATCACCACACACTATGTGCAGGGattaaagtgcaaaaaaaaaaaaaataattcttctgAAAACTTTTTTCAGGCTAAGTCATATTCCTTTAACTgacaatttaaattttaaatactcAAGACCAATAGGGTTTTAAAGGAAGATGATGTTTTAGAACAGCTTTTCTATTGCCAGTTTGCATATTTTCAAAGCTGTTTTCAATCTACGAAATAAAACTGATACTTTTTGCAATGCTTGACATTTTTGTACATTGTTTTAGTCATACAAATGGTCTTTGGCAAATGATTGGATCAGATTAACTAGCAGTTGTGAGACTGTGAGCAACAGGTCATGCTCCGCTATGAAAGAACATTTGCATACTTTCAGATTGCACACACGGTCGGCCATAGATACGTGTACTTCCATTGTGGTGGTTGTCACACCAGGCAGGGAGAATGTGTGCTGGAGTGCACAAATGGCAGCCTTGTGACTAGATTCTGATTGATGGCGAGCTAGAACTTTTTTGCCTTTACTGCCATATTGAAAACACATACCTggctgtttgatttttttttggcccaCAAACCAAAAGCCTTGCCATTCTCCCTGTTTTTCTGAGCCATGCCCatctccatttatttttttaacacttttatcaATCCTCGATACAGCAGCGCGTTCCTTCATTAGAAGCGTGTCAATGTTAGCCAACCTGAATGACCTGGTAGTGCTATAACCCCCCTCCCCACACTTTTTTATTCCTCCTTTGGATCTGCACTGAtctgtgcacacttatgcaaccaggttattgtaagtattttatttttcctgattttattttacatcacaaaaacccgCCAGTTTAACATGGGTGTGTAGACTTatttccactgtgtgtgtgtgtgtgatatatcaTGTAGATATAGGTCAAGAGGTTCAGTTtacattcacatcaaacatcagaatgaaaaaaaaaaaaaaaaaaaaaaaagtgtgatctctgtgactttgattgtggcatggctgttggtaccAGTAGGGCTGGCTTGAGtgtttcataaactgctgatcacaCACAATTTcccatttcacacacaacagtctcctTTATCTCCCTATCTCCTTTATCTTAACTTTTGTAGTGTGGTGTCCCTGTTTCCAATGAGgtacataaaaataaagtaagtaGTTCTCATCAGTGGGGATGCAAACTTATATAAATAAGACTTAATAAGGACAACGACTGACCTACTcgatttctgtaatatttaggCCATGGGTTTTCCATAAGCACCATTAAATGTACATGAAATCCTGTtttaaaaggtaaaataaaattgttccATTGCTCTCCAATTAACAGGATTAACAGTCATGAGATGAACTGTCATGAGATGAACTGTCTGGTAATTTGTTCAACATAATGTGAAATTAGAGTTTTGGTACTTAATTTTGAACTTTAGAGTTTCAGTTTAGAGGttcaaaaatttttatttatttgataataCACCAAAATCCAAAGAACAAGAACCATGCCATACACAAAATCATGGACAATTATCGACCAATTCATAACACTACCTTGTTTTGCTAATCATCAATCTGCCTTTAAAACTATCTGATATTTATTTGGTTGTACCTCCttcaacacagaaaaacaataaGTCTGAAGAATAAGCCCTGCTTCAACTTTCCATCTGTAGTGtcaatttgaaataaaaataataataaattatgacCATGAGAGCACAAGGTACTTCATACCAAGTGATGTTTCATGATGGGTTAACACTGACCTGTAGCTAATCCATTACTGATGTGGCAATACCACACATAACTGTAACAAACAAGCAGAAACTGGATAAACCACGGCAACCAGGATTGCTGATTATAACGGTCATTGTGTTCAGGAATGGAAGGAAGAGCTTCTTCTCTCAAGGACGTTATGTTCTTCTCAGCTCAGGCCTCTCTGCACACAGCTGTCCAAGAACTGGCAGTAGCATGTGAGGGAGCAGAAATGGCGCTGAATGGGAGCCTCTGTGCCTCCCATGTCGTCCACTAGCACCACAGTGTGAGACACTAGGTGCAGGTTCATACTTACAGCCGTCTGTATGTACGAGCTTACACAGCTGCAGCCGCAGTTGCACAACTTTGCCAGTTCCATGTCACCACAAAGGTGGAAGGGGATGAGATGAGGCCCGTAAGGGATTCtattgcaaataaaaataaaaaataaaaaaaaagaaagaaaggccaTTACTATACACCAGTGGTCGCACATgactaaaataaaagagaaatttgCACTTTCCAGTAGTGTTTAAAGTTCAGCAAAAATTGAAATTTCCACAAAATTTACACCATACCCAAAATGTAACCATTCCCTCAAGACAGGTATGGTGTCTAAAATTTGCTCCTTCAGTTTCACAGTGAAGCTGAAGCTAATCTTCAGCTTATACCAAATCAAAGTAAGAAAGGTGTACAGCTGTCAGTTTATCATCATGCAAGCCGtgtatttaaataatcacaCATCTGTCTCGACTGAAATCTTGAATAAAAATCTTGCTCTTGCTTGTGTGGTTTCAACACAATACAACATactagaatttttaaaaatggacaaaaatgctttctaaagattaaaaaaaaaaaaaaaaaaaaaaaaaaaaagttccaacCATCTGTTCAAGCAATGCAGTTAAAATTACCTATAGTTGAGCACAGCCCTGGAGGCCAGCTCCTCCAGATTGAGAGGTAATGTGAGCTGAATGCTGTGATCAAGAGGATTGGGCTGAGCGAAGGGGTTCCCGAACAGGTCCAAGTTCTCCAGTGACAGCTTGCAGAAGTCTCCGGGCAGCACGGTGAGCTTATTGTGGGCAGCTGACAGGAAGCGCATCTTGGCGAGTTGGCCGATGTGAAAGGGCAGCTGTACCAGCTTATTGTCATCCAGTTTGAGGTTAACAAGCTCATGCAACTTGCAAAAGCAAGCAGGCAGCAGCTTTAGGCAATTTTGGCTCAGGTCCAGATGCTGCAGAGATTTCTGAAGACTGGAGAGGCACAGTGCTTCACTGAAGCTCTCCAAGTGGTTGTTGTGGAGAATCAGTTCTGTCAGGAAGTGGAGGTCACCAATGGTGTCTGGGAGCTTCTTGATGTGGTTATTGCTGAGGTCAAGTGTTCGCAGTGATTTTAGAGACAGCATGCGCATGTCCACCCTAGACAGCTTGCAGTACGACACTTGTAGCTGCTCCAGAGAGTAGGGGAAGCTGGATGTGAGGGGATAGTCCTTCTTGGAGATGATGGTGAGCTTCTTTTTGGGTTTCTCCACATCTCTGGCACGAACAGGGGTAAGTGTAGAGAGGGCAAGGCTGTCTCTAACGGCTCCTCTGTGTGCAAGTTGAGCAGCCGAGAGGAAGGTTTTCAGGCTGGCAGTATCCGcctaaaataaatgcattaataaaagTGAAACTGCTCAATAAAATCACTATAATTTTTTGATCCCTTGCATTCATTCTGGTTAACTCTAGTTTAAATTAGCATTTGTTTAGGCTACCTAGAGAAATGACCTATAATATGATTGGTTAAAAACTTCCCAAAATATACCTGTCCAATTTATAATaactagtttatttatttattttttttaagatgttgGTGTGGTTGCTCTAAAAGGTGTGTGCAATTTCTATAAGCCATAACATAAGGGCCggatatcatttttttcccatttaagAATAATGTTCTGTAATAAGCT
This genomic window contains:
- the LOC113529717 gene encoding protein kintoun isoform X1; translation: MDFGNKLEELNMTTDEINRFSKAIKDKKFRELLHEYAQEITNPDNKKKYEEEITQLEQERGVEVKFIHPSAHHVLKTSVNGTEKCFINICSNNLINKPTCEVRRAENGQVGQCWSLPYSLTPGRPDRDGKGNKCMIYDVVFHPDTLYMAGKNTRFMKLVNSTATQGVEDAFKVTLDKANMLLKKIQYKGVPQPAVIRKPIPGHPRKEESSPHHNAFPMSYPGTMLIKNPKPPSSSFTQSPIKQSSLLPIQPHYTIKYRSLVDLQDYRYSRDSAPSPRPKEIVITIDLPLVKSAADVDLNVTDRKLALESQKPDYKLELQLSYPVDADKGDAKFNKAKKQLIITLAVRPAKNPAVVHVEGNQPKSDDMMGSPDKVDEAVYDAEVVKDEQSELNISDASCQAQPQENRPVQEEEEDTHFSSMELESYKINSLEFKSKPLYLARADATLTCEINNAETSRPLDNAMNGPEKGFLPDVYICTQKMSLEPHANKETENNQDKENLPSGTKSVQPSVQAPAVKLENCTQLSFMDKIANGSQLEVPVVESQMKQTASHLEEALRDVQNSPASPSNWVKGSEVEPSVISEGPNQLNSPLDKDTIKSSCRFKVIGELTEDQNSFVKLSSALVPLNEQVDNVDSSKQSITDSSITTPAILREKNPEDGSEVIIIDHTTSAALSFQNSLWFALD
- the lrr1 gene encoding leucine-rich repeat protein 1 — protein: MKLHCDVEVVNRMLPTFGVKSKGRGSRAVLSIGKHVDKNTQRTNVYLLICTAKDRAGSKYKLKENIEKFFTCFVEEGKATVRLKEPMVDICMSKADTASLKTFLSAAQLAHRGAVRDSLALSTLTPVRARDVEKPKKKLTIISKKDYPLTSSFPYSLEQLQVSYCKLSRVDMRMLSLKSLRTLDLSNNHIKKLPDTIGDLHFLTELILHNNHLESFSEALCLSSLQKSLQHLDLSQNCLKLLPACFCKLHELVNLKLDDNKLVQLPFHIGQLAKMRFLSAAHNKLTVLPGDFCKLSLENLDLFGNPFAQPNPLDHSIQLTLPLNLEELASRAVLNYRIPYGPHLIPFHLCGDMELAKLCNCGCSCVSSYIQTAVSMNLHLVSHTVVLVDDMGGTEAPIQRHFCSLTCYCQFLDSCVQRGLS